One genomic window of Sodaliphilus pleomorphus includes the following:
- a CDS encoding HNH endonuclease signature motif containing protein: MGSRRWTQAEIDYLRKVYPHRSNADIAVFLHRPVRSIGWKARSLGVYKSPEFAEQQRRVGQFKPGHTPVNAGRAQVQFMSAEGIANSSRTRFKAGEVRETSPTYREAGYEILRSPDKTGRRYWWIKPGDGRRMMPKHRYLWEQAYGPIPKGMNIQFKDGDTTNCVLDNLYLISRAAQVRKNWDDLPDERKAACRAKIQERRNKSIRADRLRLKWGLEPKGRLVKRIQR, from the coding sequence ATGGGCAGTAGACGATGGACACAAGCCGAGATAGACTATCTGAGGAAAGTCTATCCTCACCGAAGCAACGCCGACATCGCCGTGTTCCTGCACCGTCCGGTAAGGTCTATCGGGTGGAAGGCTCGCAGCCTCGGTGTGTACAAGTCGCCCGAGTTCGCCGAGCAGCAGCGCAGGGTCGGGCAGTTCAAGCCCGGACACACGCCGGTCAATGCCGGACGCGCGCAGGTGCAGTTCATGAGTGCCGAGGGCATCGCCAACTCGTCACGCACACGCTTCAAGGCAGGTGAGGTGAGGGAAACCTCGCCCACCTACCGAGAGGCGGGCTACGAGATACTGCGATCACCCGACAAGACCGGTCGCCGCTACTGGTGGATAAAGCCGGGCGACGGTCGGCGCATGATGCCCAAGCACCGCTACCTGTGGGAGCAAGCCTATGGCCCAATACCGAAAGGCATGAACATTCAGTTCAAGGACGGAGACACAACGAACTGCGTCCTCGACAATCTCTATCTCATTTCCCGCGCCGCACAGGTGCGCAAGAACTGGGACGATTTGCCCGATGAGCGCAAGGCCGCTTGCCGGGCGAAGATACAGGAAAGGCGAAACAAATCAATCAGAGCCGACCGTCTGCGCCTCAAATGGGGGCTTGAGCCGAAAGGACGGCTCGTTAAACGAATCCAAAGATGA
- a CDS encoding tyrosine-type recombinase/integrase, whose amino-acid sequence MRRKGTTLTPDKQKLFCSYTEHVTAKGAGISDHYLGYVYDFLVDVDEVNKRGYTKYRKSHSAEFHLSGKQQGAISDFMSWCGIQIGGVRKRARTKALEKRSRLDEKAQQILNGFSEWLVKENAYSQNTVKGYIFGAKDFLCYSTSISTEVVKGYKAAMEEQGKLPRTVNQRLNSVAALAKYLGKHIEIKHTKIPRTLSLENVPTEKEVEKLLAYCKAHNEKAYIWIRLLSTTGARVHEFVMFTYEMVAAGHVDLKGKGSKVRRFFFTPKVQQECAEYAEKNKLQGAIAVNRTGGVCSTRGVAQLLHAMAERAGVDAKKCHPHAFRHFFAKMYLKRSKTKDVTELADLLGHSGLDTTMVYIKRSQEEQKRMFNKNVDW is encoded by the coding sequence ATGAGAAGGAAAGGGACAACACTAACACCAGATAAGCAGAAGTTGTTTTGCTCTTATACGGAGCACGTCACCGCGAAAGGTGCCGGCATTTCTGACCATTACCTCGGTTATGTCTATGATTTCTTGGTCGACGTCGATGAGGTGAACAAGCGGGGGTATACAAAGTATCGTAAATCACACTCTGCCGAGTTTCACTTGAGCGGAAAGCAGCAAGGAGCCATCAGCGACTTCATGTCATGGTGTGGAATTCAAATTGGTGGTGTTAGAAAGCGTGCACGGACAAAGGCGTTGGAGAAACGGTCAAGGCTTGACGAAAAGGCACAGCAGATATTGAACGGCTTCTCGGAATGGCTTGTCAAAGAGAACGCATACAGCCAAAATACGGTGAAGGGCTATATATTTGGGGCAAAAGATTTCCTATGCTACTCAACCTCAATCAGCACCGAGGTCGTAAAAGGCTATAAGGCAGCGATGGAAGAGCAAGGGAAATTGCCCAGAACGGTCAACCAGCGGCTAAATTCAGTCGCTGCACTTGCAAAATATCTCGGCAAGCACATAGAAATCAAGCATACCAAGATACCTCGTACTTTGAGCCTCGAGAACGTGCCGACAGAGAAAGAGGTTGAAAAATTACTTGCCTACTGCAAGGCTCACAATGAGAAAGCCTACATTTGGATCAGGCTTCTCTCAACTACAGGTGCACGAGTGCATGAGTTTGTGATGTTCACCTACGAGATGGTGGCCGCTGGACATGTGGACCTCAAGGGCAAAGGGAGTAAGGTAAGGCGGTTTTTCTTCACGCCGAAAGTGCAGCAAGAATGTGCCGAATATGCCGAAAAGAACAAATTGCAAGGGGCCATCGCCGTCAATCGAACCGGTGGCGTTTGTTCTACCCGTGGTGTCGCCCAATTATTACACGCCATGGCAGAGCGTGCGGGAGTTGACGCGAAAAAGTGTCACCCTCATGCGTTCCGCCACTTCTTCGCCAAGATGTACCTCAAACGGAGCAAGACAAAGGACGTGACTGAACTTGCAGATTTGCTCGGGCATAGCGGACTTGACACGACTATGGTTTACATCAAACGCAGTCAAGAAGAGCAAAAACGAATGTTTAACAAAAACGTGGACTGGTAA
- a CDS encoding N-6 DNA methylase, with protein sequence MKRAIDKLGAYACKIGKDFSIAFEEMLDFFIETFDTDRVMRHECNYPALLAERKQDNPDMFELLVMWLELTTQGIKKNGAYDFFGTMYEEVVKGKFKSSSMGQFFTPLNLCQVMAELIYSPEMQTVNDCSCGSGRTLLAHFMKSDKTKFYYYYAEDLDPICVKMCALNFMIHGMLGQVVHHDALKQDFLGAYEVNEIKWPIPTPCCSIRKISEEEYWNRRDWLVKHNRKPLAEPIVDNTKPEYANLSLFNF encoded by the coding sequence ATGAAACGGGCTATAGATAAATTGGGCGCATACGCTTGCAAGATTGGCAAGGACTTTTCCATCGCCTTTGAGGAGATGTTGGACTTTTTCATCGAGACATTCGACACAGACAGGGTAATGCGTCACGAGTGTAACTACCCTGCGTTGTTGGCAGAACGTAAGCAGGACAATCCAGATATGTTTGAATTGCTCGTTATGTGGCTGGAACTTACCACACAGGGCATCAAAAAGAATGGTGCCTATGACTTCTTCGGCACGATGTATGAGGAAGTCGTCAAAGGCAAGTTTAAGTCATCTTCAATGGGGCAGTTTTTCACTCCGTTGAATCTCTGCCAAGTGATGGCGGAACTTATCTACTCACCAGAAATGCAAACCGTCAATGACTGTTCATGTGGTAGCGGCCGGACCTTGCTTGCCCACTTCATGAAAAGCGATAAGACAAAGTTTTATTATTACTATGCCGAAGATCTTGACCCTATCTGCGTGAAAATGTGCGCTCTTAATTTCATGATACACGGAATGCTTGGTCAGGTTGTTCATCACGACGCACTGAAGCAGGACTTTCTCGGGGCATACGAGGTGAATGAGATTAAGTGGCCTATTCCCACGCCGTGTTGCAGTATCAGGAAAATCTCTGAAGAAGAATATTGGAACCGCCGCGACTGGCTCGTTAAACATAACCGCAAACCTCTTGCAGAGCCTATTGTGGATAACACAAAGCCGGAGTATGCAAATCTATCGCTATTTAATTTCTAA
- a CDS encoding chromosome partitioning protein ParB has protein sequence MNTNQLSLFDDVPEQEYDTAEGDEYAAFVKKFKPKKTTDDCYTPPEVYDAVVGWLRSEGLIDDTTPIVRPFYPGGDYQRAAYPPGCVVVDNPPFSIYAQIVRWYLAHGIRFMLFGPQLTLSVFGADACFMPISANITYENSAVVNTGFVTNLIQGVRLWTAPTLRAAIMAVVPTPRTITKNTYPDNVITCANAGKIASRGVDLRINADQCRCVHNVDMLKAAGRKLFGYGWILSTNAAAERAAAERAVSTTVQLSEREWAIVAELDKK, from the coding sequence ATGAACACTAACCAGCTTTCACTCTTTGACGATGTGCCGGAGCAAGAGTACGACACCGCAGAGGGCGACGAGTATGCCGCCTTTGTCAAAAAATTCAAGCCTAAAAAAACCACTGACGACTGCTACACACCGCCGGAGGTGTATGATGCCGTCGTGGGTTGGTTGCGCTCCGAGGGACTCATCGACGACACCACGCCGATTGTGCGGCCGTTCTACCCGGGCGGAGATTACCAGCGTGCAGCCTACCCGCCGGGGTGTGTGGTCGTGGATAACCCGCCGTTTTCGATTTATGCGCAGATTGTGCGGTGGTATCTGGCGCACGGCATCCGGTTCATGCTTTTCGGGCCGCAGCTCACCTTAAGCGTGTTCGGCGCGGATGCCTGCTTCATGCCGATTAGTGCAAATATCACCTACGAAAACAGTGCCGTCGTAAATACTGGGTTTGTCACCAACCTAATCCAAGGCGTGAGGCTGTGGACCGCGCCGACGCTGCGTGCCGCCATTATGGCGGTGGTCCCCACTCCGAGAACCATCACTAAAAATACTTATCCGGACAACGTCATCACTTGTGCAAACGCCGGAAAGATAGCATCAAGAGGCGTGGACCTGCGGATTAACGCCGACCAGTGCCGGTGTGTCCACAACGTCGATATGCTCAAAGCCGCCGGCAGGAAACTATTTGGCTATGGGTGGATATTGTCGACCAATGCGGCGGCTGAGCGTGCGGCGGCTGAGCGTGCTGTGAGCACCACTGTACAGTTGAGCGAGCGTGAGTGGGCCATCGTGGCCGAGTTGGATAAAAAATAA
- a CDS encoding DNA-directed RNA polymerase subunit alpha C-terminal domain-containing protein, translating into MNINELLNQNELHMAQVLRARLNELGFPPNVLRILKGQGITTLNDLCSRSRADLLGIRFLGSANVDAIERLLATMDLRLRQ; encoded by the coding sequence ATGAACATCAACGAACTGCTGAACCAAAATGAGCTGCACATGGCGCAGGTGCTGCGTGCAAGGCTGAACGAACTCGGTTTCCCTCCCAATGTGTTGCGTATTCTCAAAGGGCAAGGGATAACCACCCTCAACGACCTCTGCTCGCGTTCACGCGCCGACCTGCTGGGCATCCGCTTCCTCGGGTCGGCCAACGTGGACGCGATAGAGCGACTGTTAGCGACAATGGATTTACGATTACGCCAATAA
- a CDS encoding DUF4494 domain-containing protein produces the protein MRFFEVKIKIDKMLEDGTQKTVAETYAVDALSFTEAEASITQKMQPYITGEFNVTHIKIAQYNTVVFNEGELFFLVKYNLITIDESTGKERRNAMYVLFRDETIDKAKEHARSYMKGTVVNYEIEAIKETKIIDVFTNGD, from the coding sequence ATGAGATTTTTTGAAGTAAAAATCAAGATTGACAAGATGCTGGAGGACGGCACCCAAAAGACCGTCGCCGAGACCTACGCCGTGGACGCGCTCTCGTTCACCGAGGCTGAGGCAAGCATCACACAGAAGATGCAGCCGTACATCACCGGCGAGTTCAACGTGACGCACATCAAGATTGCGCAGTACAACACAGTGGTGTTCAACGAGGGCGAGTTGTTCTTCCTCGTCAAGTACAACCTAATCACCATTGACGAGAGCACGGGCAAGGAGAGACGAAATGCGATGTACGTGCTGTTCCGTGATGAAACCATTGACAAGGCCAAGGAACATGCAAGGAGTTACATGAAGGGCACGGTCGTCAACTACGAGATTGAGGCTATCAAGGAAACGAAAATCATAGACGTATTCACCAATGGAGATTAA
- a CDS encoding dUTP diphosphatase has protein sequence MEIKIKKLAETATTPTKAHATDAGFDLYASRVERNDYGQVICHTDIAFEIPPGHVGLVFPRSSICKTSLSLTNCVGVIDSGYRGEVKGVFRQHGFLHPYRQGDRFAQLIVMRYPDVTFVEVNELAGSDRGDNGYGSSGQ, from the coding sequence ATGGAGATTAAAATCAAAAAACTGGCCGAGACAGCCACGACCCCGACGAAAGCCCATGCCACGGATGCAGGCTTTGACCTCTACGCCTCTCGCGTGGAGCGCAACGACTACGGGCAGGTCATCTGCCACACGGACATCGCCTTTGAAATTCCGCCCGGCCATGTCGGGCTGGTGTTCCCTCGCTCGTCTATTTGCAAGACATCGCTCTCGCTCACCAACTGCGTGGGTGTGATAGACAGCGGCTACCGCGGCGAGGTGAAGGGTGTGTTCCGCCAGCACGGCTTCCTGCATCCATACCGGCAGGGCGACAGGTTCGCCCAACTCATCGTCATGCGATACCCCGATGTGACGTTTGTGGAGGTGAACGAGTTGGCCGGCAGCGACCGAGGAGACAACGGCTACGGCAGTAGCGGTCAGTAA
- a CDS encoding ParB/RepB/Spo0J family partition protein, whose product MERKEIDVSLITPNKGQVPGLPRNPRLVKKERYEATRRSIEESPEMLELRELIVVEYMDGKYVVVCGNLRLRACKELGYKTVPCKVLPADTPAKKLREYASKDNINYGENDKDIIANEWAEFQSELADWGMEFDQPKPKDKFRERFEAMDNDSAVYPLIPKYDEKHELFIIQSSNEVDSNWLREVLDMQHMRSYKTGKVSKSNVISIQDFRDAITRGQKGAEQ is encoded by the coding sequence ATGGAAAGAAAAGAAATCGATGTGTCCCTTATCACACCGAACAAGGGACAAGTCCCGGGTCTTCCGAGGAACCCGCGCCTGGTCAAGAAGGAACGCTACGAGGCCACGCGACGATCCATAGAGGAGAGCCCCGAGATGCTGGAACTGCGCGAACTGATTGTTGTGGAGTACATGGACGGCAAGTATGTCGTCGTGTGCGGCAACCTTCGGCTTCGCGCCTGCAAGGAACTTGGCTACAAGACTGTGCCGTGCAAGGTGCTGCCGGCAGATACCCCGGCGAAGAAGCTGAGGGAGTACGCCTCAAAGGACAACATCAACTACGGCGAGAATGACAAGGACATCATCGCCAATGAGTGGGCTGAGTTCCAAAGCGAGCTCGCCGACTGGGGCATGGAGTTCGATCAGCCGAAGCCGAAAGACAAGTTCCGGGAGAGATTTGAGGCGATGGACAACGACTCCGCGGTCTACCCATTAATACCGAAGTACGACGAGAAGCACGAATTGTTCATCATTCAAAGCTCTAATGAAGTTGACAGCAACTGGCTGCGTGAGGTGCTCGACATGCAGCACATGCGCTCGTACAAGACGGGCAAGGTGAGCAAGAGCAACGTCATCAGCATACAGGACTTCCGTGACGCCATCACGCGAGGTCAGAAAGGAGCTGAGCAATGA
- a CDS encoding NAD-dependent epimerase/dehydratase family protein, translated as MRAIITGSEGFIGKVLCRRLQPVFEVIRIDTKIGGDAARIEPLLAHGGIDAVFHLAAETSVFNDRLDDIERENVHAFMVVATACRRYGVKLVYASSSTANACNTTSMYGMTKHFNEQFAKAYCPRATGVRLHNVYGPDPREGTLLYNLLNQETCTIYNGGRNVRHFTYIGDAVEALIYAYTCNRQLVNAVNPVCNTVREFCDEVAKYKPLQLDYTDDLRRLDNFEQSVNYSIFTVPLPYRSIEQGLSQVFSENISAEMK; from the coding sequence ATGAGAGCAATAATAACCGGCAGCGAGGGCTTCATCGGTAAAGTCCTCTGCCGCCGACTCCAGCCCGTCTTCGAGGTCATCCGCATCGACACGAAGATTGGGGGCGACGCCGCACGGATAGAGCCCTTGCTGGCTCACGGCGGAATTGATGCGGTGTTTCATCTTGCAGCCGAGACGAGCGTGTTCAACGACCGCCTCGACGACATCGAGCGAGAGAACGTCCACGCCTTCATGGTGGTGGCCACGGCTTGCCGACGCTACGGCGTGAAACTGGTGTATGCCTCCAGCAGCACCGCCAACGCCTGCAACACGACCTCGATGTACGGCATGACGAAGCATTTCAACGAGCAGTTCGCGAAAGCCTACTGCCCGAGAGCGACTGGCGTCCGTCTTCACAACGTGTATGGTCCCGACCCACGAGAGGGAACTCTGCTGTACAATTTGCTTAACCAAGAGACCTGCACGATTTACAACGGCGGACGCAACGTGCGCCACTTCACCTACATCGGTGACGCGGTAGAGGCGTTAATCTACGCCTACACCTGCAACCGACAACTGGTGAATGCGGTGAACCCTGTGTGCAACACGGTGCGTGAGTTCTGCGACGAGGTGGCCAAGTACAAGCCCCTCCAACTGGACTACACGGACGACTTGCGGCGACTCGACAATTTCGAGCAATCGGTGAACTATTCGATTTTCACCGTACCTTTACCGTACCGAAGCATCGAGCAAGGCTTGTCACAGGTGTTTTCGGAAAACATCTCTGCTGAGATGAAATAG